The Paenibacillus sp. G2S3 region GTGAGCTGAGCGAAGAATGGGATGGCAACCGCACCAACTTCCAAGGTATTTCATTAGACTTCCGTAGATTTATGTCACATAGCTTGCTGGAATGCTACAAAATTGAGAGCGATGCGATTAAGGAGCACAGCCCTAACGTACCTGTGACCACTAACTTGATGGGCTTTTATGATGAGCTGGACTATTTTGAGTGGGCTAAACATATGGACGTTATTTCTTGGGACAACTATCCTTCACTGGATACACCGGTCAGCTTCACAGCCATGGCGCATGATCTCATGCGTGGATTGAAGAATGGCCAACCGTTCATGCTGATGGAGCAAACGCCAAGCCAGCAGAACTGGCAACCATACAACTCTTTGAAACGTCCAGGGGTTATGCGCTTGTGGAGTTATCAGGCTGTAGCCCGTGGTGCAGACACTGTTCTGTTCTTCCAACTACGTCGTTCGATTGGTGCATGTGAGAAGTATCATGGAGCTGTTATTGAGCATGTCGGACATGAGCATACACGTGTATTCCGTGAAAGCGCTGAGCTAGGTAAAGAGCTTGGACAGCTTGGAGATCAACTATTGGATGCGCGTAGTGCAGCTAAAATAGGGATTATTTATGACTGGGAAAACCGTTGGGCTATCAACCTTTCAAGCGGACCATCCGTTGCTTTGGATTATGTGAATGAGATTCACAAATATTATGATGCACTCTATCAACAAAATATCGAAGCCGATATGATCGGTGTCGAAGAGAACCTGTTCAAATATGAGATTGTAATCGCACCTGTGATGTATATGGTTAAGCCAGGTTTTGCTGAGAAGGTTGAAGCTTTTGTAAAAGCAGGTGGTACATTCATTACGACTTATTTCAGCGGGATTGTTAATGAGAACGACCTTGTAACCGTAGGTGGCTACCCTGGGGAACTGCGCAACGTACTCGGGATCTGGGCAGAGGAAATTGATGCACTGCTACCAGGCATGAGCAATGAGATTGTGATGGACAAAGCGTGGGGCAATTTGAGTGGTTCTTACAAATGTGATTTGCTCTGCGATCTGATTCATGCCGAAGGCGCTGAGGTTCTGGCAGAGTACGGATCTGATTTCTATAAAGGAATGCCTGCCTTGACTGTCAATAACTTTGGCGAAGGTAAAGCTTATTACGTGGCTACTAGTCCAGAAGCTGAATTCTTGAAAGGATTCTTAGCGAATCTGTGTGCTGACAAGAACATTCAGCCACTAGTAGCTGCACCGGAAGGTATCGAATCTGTGCAACGTGTGAAGGAAGGCGTATCCTACCTATTCTTGCTGAACCACACTACTGGTGATTTGAGTTCGGATATTGGTGCTACTGAGCGTACGGATCTTCTGACTGGCAATAAAGTTAGTGGTTCTGCTGTTGTGCCAGCCCGTGGAGTATTGATTTTGTCGGATAAGAAATAATTTAATGTATCTAAAAAGATCTCCAGGGAACCAGCTTGTCCCCGGAGATCTTTTTTTGTTGCGCAGCAGCTCATTAGCTGCTGCTGTTCGTGCTGCCATCTGGAGCGGCTCCTCCGGGATTGCCGTTACTTAATGTAATGCTCTCCGCCACGGTGGAATCCGATTTAAGCGTATATTGAATGATATCATCAGCTTTCAGCTCTGCTAAGGTGATCGCAGTTTCTTGGCGCGTGCCATTGTCGAAGGTAACCGCTACGATTTTAGTGTCCGCATCAATAGTGATGTCTGTGGTTTCTTCAGAGAAGTTTTGCTGCATTCCACCTCCCTGTGGTCGACCACCTTGTCCACCACCTTCCGGCATTTCTCCCTGAGGCATCCCGCCTTCTGGTGCAGTGCCATTTCCTGCACCTTGATCGCCAGCGGGTTTTTCTGGTGGAGTACCGCCTTGACCGTTTTGCCCACCACCTTCTGCAGCACCTTGTGGTGGTGTAGGCATTTCCGATGTATAAACGGTAAGCGTAGTATCGCTGACACTCTTAATCTTACCAAAATTCATGGACATGTTGCGGCCGCCATTTTGCTGATCGGCGTTTGCTTGTGGTTGTTTGGCTGCTGAACCCGTGTCTGCTTGGTTATTTGCAGCAGTTGTTCCTTCGGCCTCCGAATTCGCGCTGCAGCCAGCCAATAATAGAGACGCGAGTAGGCCTCCAGATAATAGAATAGGGACGAACTTTCTCATTTTTCATTCCTCCTTAGTAGGTTAAAGATAGATTAGGAGAAATATAACAAATGGTTCTGAAAGTTTGCTTAATTTCCGCTGAGAGTTTGCCTAAAGAAATGAAGTATGAAAATGGTATATAATGAACAATTAAGTGGATTACAACGTTCAGGAAAGAGGCAGCACATGAAGACTTTACTAGTAACGGGGTATCGTGCGCACGAGCTCGGTATTTTTGACAATAAGCATCAAGGGATTCCGTATATCAAAAAGGCACTAGCTAACCGATTAAAACCTCTAATAGAAGATGGTGTGGAATGGGTGATTACACCCGGGCAATATGGTGTGGATCTATGGGCATGCGAGGTAGTAAGTGAACTCAAGACTCAATATCCGGAATTAAAATTAGGAATCATTACGGCGCATACTGGACAGGAAGAGAAGTGGAAGGAAGAGAAGCAGAACGAATATCGGCGCATTATTGCGGGTGCGGACTTCTTCGGGGCGGTCAGTAATGCTCCTTATGATGGTAGCTGGCAGTTTCGGGCTAGAGATGACTTGCTGTTCCGCAAAAGTGATGGAATATTGCTCTTTTATGATGAGGATGCGGCGGAAGGAAGTCCGAAGTTTTTTAAAGAACGAGCGCTGAAGCTGCATGCGGAAGGGGAGTATGAATTGTTTCTAATTCACTCCGATGAAATTCAGAATATTGCCGATGAAGAGAATCAGCGTGACTATGAGTAAGTATACGTAGAGTATGGAAAATGAAAAAGCCCGTGATCAGTGAATGAGACCATCACCGATTATGGGCTTTTAGAGATAAGAAGTGATCAGATAAAGCTCTTTAACGATGGTGCTTTTCGCACCTTGTAGTGCTGTTCATAAGCATAGGCGAGCTTGAAGAGTGTAGGCTCCTGATAAGCTTTCGCTGAGAAAGTCACCCCGAAAGGGGCACCTGCCGTGGTATAGCCGGAAGGCACAACGATAGACGGATATCCCGCTCTGGAGGTAATTCTGGCGCCGAAATCGGCGGGGAACAGCAGCGCATCCAGATTGTATTCCTTCATAGTGGCGTCGATTCCATCTTCCTTGCACAGCTTCAGGTCAGTCGCGCGGTGTCGCAAATAATTTGGTTCGGTTTGTGTACCGGAAGAGGTGAATTCCGCATCAATTAATGTAGCTTGACCATATTTCAAAGTCTCCACAGGATGTGCATGGTTAAAGTCGATAATATCTTTTAAGGTGCGCATCGGTGCCCCAGGACCCAAACGAGATAAATATGCGTTCAGTGCTGTTTTGAATTCGTTCAATACCACCGAAGAATAACTAATTTCCCGGGCAGTCTTAATATCCGCAGGATCAATGATGGTCGCTCCAAGCTCTCTCATTCTATCTACAGAAGCATTGAACAGTGCAAGTTGTTCTTCTGTCAGCTCTTCGAAGTAATAATCACGCGGGATACCTATACGGGCACCTTGCAAGCCATTCGCATCTAAAAATACAGTATAATCCTCGTGTATTTTACCTATATTTGTTCCCATAGCTGCATCGTGACTATCGTTGCCCAGCATTGCGTTTAGCAGCAGAACGGCATCACGAACGGTTCTGGCCATAGGGCCTGCAGTATCTTGTGTATTGGATAGCGGAAGGATTCCCGAACGGCTGAGCAGTCCAACGGTTGGCTTAATGCCAATAATGGAGCCCAAGTTACCAGGGTTAAGGATCGATCCCGAGGTCTCTGTGCCAACAGAAACTGTACAAAAGTTACAAGCGACAGCTACCGCGGAACCAGCACTGGAGCCACCTGTTGGTGTAGATATATTATAGGGGTTAAGGACTTGCCCGCCGCGGGAGCTGTATCCGGAGGGCATGCCGGTTGTCATAAAATTGGCGAATTCCGTCATATTAGCTTTACCCATAATGATTGCTCCGGCTTCACGCAGCTTGCTAACGATAAACGCATCTTCCCCGGCAAAAGAATTCGCCAAAGCCAACGAACCCGCGCTAGTATGCATTTTGTCCCCCGTATTGATGTTATCCTTCAATAACACAGGTATGCCGTGCAGGGGTCCCCGGGAGCCATTGATCGCACGTTCAACATCTAGAGATTCTGCGATAAATAATGCATCAGGATTGATCTCCAGCACAGAGTTAATCGTCAGGCCATTTTTGTCATGATCAGCTATGCGTTCATAATACATGAGAACTAGTTGTTTTGACGTAAGTTCTCCGGCTTCTAATGCAGCTTGGATCTCCGGTATAGTGGCTTCTACGATTTCAAAACTCATGTGCGTTCACGCTTCTTTCCCTTTAGGATATAGCTTCCCCTTCATCTAACCATAATTTGGGTTTTAGTGGTAGTATTCTTTTTATACTACAAATAATTGAATGATGGTCTCGGTAGTTAGAGGGGATATTAATGTTTTTTATTAGCGAAGTTTTGGGTAGAGCTTGCAAGCTTATAATTGAAAAGAGGTGCCCGAATCGCCAGATTAAATGGCCTTTAGGACACCTCTTTTTATTTTTAGATAGGAGTCATTATTACCCCAGTGCTGTAAATCCCTCTTCCGCTAAATATTCTTTAGCTTCCTCAAGTGTTTCAAAGGCCATTTCCAGATTGAGGTCGGCATAGACATACCATAAATCATCCTCAAGCTTTAGAGTCAGCGTATGACCCTCATCATTAGTCCAGAGTGAATCGGCTGCTGCCGCAGCCTTTTTCTTTCTTTTGCTGGCTACAGGGACGTCCGGAATGTAAATAGACAGTGAGGTGATGGAGGCATCCAACAGACTCCGTAGCTCGGATTCCGAGTAGTCGCGAATGTTCACAAAGCCCTTATCATCTGTCTCATAGCCCCGCAATAATCCTGCGAACACATAGCCATTCCCGTTAGGATGCAGGTGGTAAGCAACGGTTTTCTTATCATGCTGGCTTTCCTCGTAGTGATAGTTCACGCGCCCAAGGGATACGTTTTTGCGTTCCAGTTGGGGGTAAGAGTCGAGAATCGCTAATTTTTGTTCAAAAGTAAGCATATACAGCCTCCGGTTTTCGGTGTGATTGTGCACATGATTATACCATGACGATGGCCCGCAGACTATTTTTTAGTGATCAAGTGGTAGAGACAGCACGAAGGTGCAGCCTCCCTCGGAGTGCTCCTCAAGCACGAGGCTCCCGTTCATGGCTTCTGCCAGTAGACGGCTAAAGGTTAAGCCGAGTCCTAGACCACGTAGTGTGCTCTGTTTGTCGCTACCTCGGAAAAAAGCCTCGAAAACATGTTCACTATGCTTCGATGAGATGCCCAGCCCATTATCCTGAACACGAATTTCAGCCATGCCATGGCCTTGCTGTTCAAGCAACTCTACTGTAAGCTGCACCATTCGGTCTGGGGCTTTGGCTTGTACACTGTTATTAAGTAAATTGACGATAATTTGTTGGATGCGAAGCGAGTCTCCACGTAAAAATAAGGGATTTCTCGGCATATGGAGCACGGGCTCCGCAACTTCATCCGCTTGTGTCAGCTTCCATTGATATACGATTTCTGACAACAGCGGCATGGCATCCAGTCGGTCATGACGGACAGAAACGATTCCTGCAGTCAGGGCGTTGTAATCCAGAAGATCGGCAACCATCCGCTGCAATCGTCCAGCTTCCTGCAAAGCAATATCTAGAAATTCCACCGCTTCATCGTCTTCGACGACCCCTTCACGAACGGCATGGATCAGACCTTTAATAGAGGTAACTGGTGTCTTTAGCTCATGGGATACTCCGGCTAACATAACTGCACGGGACTGCTCAAATTGCTGTAGTTTGCCCGCCATTTCTTCAAAAGACAACATCAGTTCATGGATTTCTCGTTCTTTGGCGTCCTTATCCAGAACGATATCATAACGGCCATGGCTGATTTGAGCGGCTGCTTTGGCTACTTTCTGGATCGGTTTTGCCAGTTTACGAGACAAGAGGTAAATGGTTAGCCAACTTAATATGATTAGAAATAGCAACAGGATGGAGAAAAAAATGATCTCCTCCTGAGGGATATGCCTCAGCGATTTCTTGGATTGAAGGACAATCACCTGTCCAAGCGTTTTGCCATCCGATTGTATGGACGCTACTGCAGCTTTGAACTCCGGACTGCGAGAGTCGTTAAGACTATCATTAAGTTTATGCCTCATCTCATCTTCAGTTAGTGGTGGCATAGAGAACAGCATCTGATCTTGCTGATCCGTAATGATTACACACATTTCTACGGTTAACTTGAAGAATCGTTTTCGGTCTTCAATGAGCATTCCAAGATTTTGGCTGATCTCTATTGATCCCTCACGATTTACGCTCCGGTCGGCAATCTCCTGTGCTAATAATCCAGTAGTTTGCATCCGGTTACTCATAGCTTCTTGTTGGATCCACCAGAACGTCGTTAGTGCAGTTAGCAGGAGGCCAACACTAATGATGAGCAGGTAACGAATCGTCCAATAGGAGAGAATCGAAGTACGTTTGGGGCTGCTTTTCTTTAGGTTGTCCATAATTGATATCCTGTCCCTCTCAGGGTACGGATTTCCCCCTCATCTACTGGCCAATGCGACAGCGCTTGGCGAAGTCTTTTGATAGACAAGTCCACGGCTCGGTCACTTCCTTCGTAATCCATCTCCCAGACATGTTCTATTAATTGCTCGCGAGTACATATTTGATTAGGTCTTTCAGCCAGAAATAACATGACCGACATATCACGTGGACTAAGACTCAGCTCAACCCCGTTTAAAAAGACAGCTCGTGCAGTGAAGTCGATAAACAAACTGCCATAATGCCGTTTGCGGCTGCCATCGGACCACTGCGAAGGACGGCGTAATACAGCATTCACGCGGGCCACCACTTCCTCAGGAATAAAGGGCTTAGACATATAATCATCCGCACCGCCGTCGAGACCGGCTAGTCGGTCATTGATCCCGTCCCTTGCGGTGAGCATGATCACGGGACAGCTGCTTTTTTCACGGATCAGCTTTAGCAGTTCAAAGCCGTCCATGTTTGGCAGCATGATGTCGAGTAATACTAATGAGGGAGGTGTTATAGCAAAAGACTCCAGCGCAGCACGTCCGTCGGCTACACGGGTGACATGGAAGCCTGCTTTTTTCAGATAGGCACTGAGGACCCTGGAGATAGCTTCCTCATCTTCAACAATTAGAATGGATCTCATCATGTGGTGGTCCCCCAATCTATAAAATTACGACAAGTTTAACACATCATAGCTTGCTCTGCTCTGACTTCTTCCCGACTTATTGCTTTGTTAGAATGAGGGACAAGCTTGAAAATATACAGAATATTTTGAATATTGGAGGGAACAGGATGAAGAGAAAAAGAATAGCCTTGATCGCGGCCGGAGTCATTATCGTAGGAGTAGTCACTGGTTATACATTGCTGGATAAATCGCTGGGCAATAATGTAGAGATCGAGTCAGTGATTCCAGGGCAAGCCTCAACAGCAGGTAATGGAGAAAGCACGACTAACACTGGAGCATCAACAGGTGCGACGGTTACAGCGGAACAATTAAACGGTGACTGGACGGTTGCGGATGCTTCTAAAGTGTATTGGTCGGTAACCACCTCTAAAGAAACAGTAAACTTCGTGGATAACAAAGTTCAAGGTACCTGGAAAGTTAATATAGAGGATTCTACTTCGATGGCTGGGGAAGGAGCTGTGGATATGAGCGCTCTGGACTCTGGCAATAGTCAAAGAGATGAGCATGTAAAAGGGGAAGACTTCCTAGCCGTTACGGAATTCCCCCAATCTACGTTTGTAGTAAAATCATTCTCGGAGCTGCCAGCGGAATGGACCGAAGGAGCAACTGTACCGGTTGAAATGCAAGGAACGCTTACAGTGAAGGGTGTGGAAAAGGATGTTACCTTCCAGTCTCAAGCAGCTTACAGTGGTGGACAGCTGATGCTGTCGGGTACGACAACAGTGGCTTTTTCTGACTTTGGCTTAAGCAATCCACATACCGTTGTGCTAGATACGGAGAACAATCTTGAGGTTCGATTAGAGCTTGTATTGACGAAATAGCAGTCTTTCCGTAAGGAAGATGTTGCTGTGAATTTATAGAGAAATTGTACGGAGGAGACTTTCCCAGGCTTAATAGCTTTTGGGAGAGTCTCTTTGGTTTGGAATGAAATGTATGTTTTAATAGAAGTATCTGTCTAATAAACAGCAATAAAGGAGGTGTTCCTTGTGATCCAGGTGGCGGCAGCGATTATACATAATGAAGAAGGACAGATTCTTATTGCTCGGCGCAGGCAAGGTAAATCTCAGGCAGGTCTGTGGGAATTTCCTGGTGGCAAAATAGAGCAGGGTGAAAGCATCGCAGATTGTCTGCAGAGAGAGCTTCAGGAGGAGATGGGGATAATGATCCTTCCCTATGAAAGCTTTGGCATGAATGAGCACAACTATGGAGAGTTAACCATCCAATTGATTGCTTGGAAAGCCCAGTATCAGGGAGGTGTAATTGATCTTGTCGATCACGATGAATATAGGTGGATGTTTCCAGCTGAACTCGGTCAGTTCAAGTTTGCTCCTGCAGATATTCCTTTTGTAGAACGGCTAATGGTGGGGGCAAATCAAGTATGAAGGCAGTCTGAACATCAAGTAGAAAGGAAGAACTCAAGTGCCCGTATATGAAAAGCTAGTGCGTGATGGAATCCCCGATTTGATAGCTTCTCAAGGTAAAGACTTTAAAACAAGGATATTAGAGTCCAAAGAATACATAACTGAACTAACTAAAAAATTGAAAGAAGAGTCGGAGGAGTATTTTCGGGCAGTGAGTAATGAAGAAGCTCTAGAGGAGCTTGCCGACATGCTGGAAGTAATACAAGCGCTGGTGGAGACTCATGGGAGCAATAGCGCAGAGCTGGAGAAGCTTCGTGCGGAGAAAGCTGAACGTCGTGGTGGATTTAAGGAGCGGATATTTTTGATTGAAGTGGAAGGAGAATAACTAGAGATTATTGTTCTGTACAAGGAGGTTATTAATGTTGTCCAAAAACAAACTGATGATGATCTTAAGTGGTGTAGTGGCCTTGATTCCCGTAGCTATTTATTTATTCCTATATTCCAAAATGCCTGATAGGGTCCCGATCCATTACGATGGGAACATAGCTGATAGATTTGTAAGTAAATCTAGTCTGGAGGTTATTTTGCAAAGCGGGCTTGGTTGTTCGGGATTCATGATCATGAAGCTTCTCCAGTTCCTTCTGCAAAAAGCGTTTATTCAGAGCTCTAACGAGCCTTCAGCGGCTTTGAGTAAGATTTGGAATATTGCCATTTTGGTGGTGACGGTAGTATTCGCTGGCATCAGTTCCTATACATTCATTAGAATGGTCTGATAGAATTAGGGAGACTTAGTAGAAGGATGAGGAGGAACAATGCATATGAAAATGGATAACGCTTACAAGATAAGATGGGGAATTCTCAGTACAGGCTGGATTGCCCATCAGTTTGTTACTGATTTAGCTCACGCCAGTAATGGTGTGGCATATGCTGTGGGTTCACGTTCACAGGAAAGTGCGGATAAATTCGCGAGGGATCATGGAGTGCCGCATGCTTATGCCACCTATGAAGAATTGGTAAATGACCCGAATGTAGACGCGGTATATATTGGAACGCCACATCCTTTTCACAAAGAAAATGCATTATTGGCGCTGCGTGCAGGCAAAGCTGTCCTATGTGAGAAGCCTTTTACCGTGAATAGCGGAGAATTGGAAGAAGTCGTGTCCTATGCTAGAGAACATAAGCTGTTTCTGATGGAGGCCATGTGGAGTCGCTACATCCCGGCGATTGTGAAGGTTAGAGAATGGATTGCCGAGGATAGAATTGGCGAAGTTCGCTTGGTGAAGGCAGACTTAGGATTTCGCACCGACTGGAATCCGGAAAGCAGATTACTGAATCCGAAGCTGGGCGGGGGCGCGCTGCTGGATGTTGGGATTTATCCGGTTTCTTTTGCCTCGATGGTGTTTGGACCTCATCCTGAATCAATCTCCAGCACTGTGCATATTGGTGAGACTGGAGTGGACGAGCATTTCTCCATGCTGCTGGATTATGGGAATGGAAAAACCGCTTCGTTGAACGGTGGTATTCGTCTTAATACGCTGGAGGAAGCGCATGTGTTTGGAACAGAGGGCCGTATAATTGTTGAAGGGACGTTAGTGAACCCGAAATCTGCTTCGCTCTATATTGGGGATGAGAAGGTAGAGAGCTTTGTGGATGATCGAGCTTCTATTGGATATTGTTTTGAAGCAGAGGAAGTAGGACATTGTCTACAAGCAGGGCTAACAGAAAGCCCAGACATGTCACTGGATGAATCGTTAGCGATTCTGAAACTGCTGGATCAAATACGTGCGCAGTGGGGTCTTAAGTATCCTGGAGAATAAATTTTTAAAATAGAAATACCCCTCGGTTTATGTGCTACTTAGGTAGCTCCGAGGGGTGTTTGATATATCGATCGATAGGTGGGCGTCTAGTTCTGACTATTGGCGTTGTTACTTTTGCCTGCTTGGACCCATCCAGCCACTTCAACAGTACGCTTCGCTTGATGAAAAACAGCATCACGGATCCGATCCTGCTCTTCGATCATTTTACCGTCTCCATCTACACTGACACTTGTTCCGTACGGGTTGCCTCCCGCACCGAATGTGACGGGATCTGTGTATCCTGGTGCTGCGATAATCGCTCCCCAGTGATACATCGATGTGTAGAGTGCCAAAATCGTAGCTTCCTGTCCACCATGTGGATTCTGTGCTGAGCTCATGGCGCTAACGACTTTGTTTACGGTTAGTCCTTTGCCCCAAATTCCTCCGGTCGTATCAAGGAACTGCTTCATTTGAGAAGCGATGTTACCGAAACGGGTAGGAGAACTGAAAATAATCGCATCAGCCTCCACGATATCATCAGGTGTTGCAACGGGGATATCTTTTGTCTTCTCAGCCAGGGCCTTCATCGCCGGATTTGCAGCAATTTTGTCTTCGGGAACCAGTTCCTGCACCTTCAGCAGTTTTACCTCAGCTCCTGCTTTCTCGGCGCTTTCCGCGGCCCACTGTGCTAGCTGGTAGTTAGTTCCTGTGGCACTGTAGTAGATGACGGCTAATTTGATTTTTGACATGCTGTAGTCAGTCCCTTCGAGTGTAGTTCCATACTATTAATTACCCCATTGATGCTTTTATAACCTAAATCGATGATTCTACTCTAACTAGACAGACAGATGTCCACTTCCCCTATGTATACTGAACTCAATCACATGAAATGAGGGATAAGGATGAATACTTATTTTGTACAAAAACCGAAAATGACCTTGGCTGGGGTTAGCATACGTACGACAAATGAAGTGGAAATGGGTCCTGACGGGGGCTTGTCGCGGCTGTGGGAAACTTATTTTCAGAGTAATATTGCGGGGCAGATAGATACGGTTCAGCCTGAGTATATCTATTCCTTGTATACAGATTATGAGAGTGATGCGTCGGGTGCATATACCGTTGTGATCGGGCATGAAGTCGCTGGGGAGAGTCATTTGGAGGATAGCGGCCTCGCGAGTGCGGCTGTTCCGGAGAGCAAGTATATGGTTTTTACGACGAAAAAAGGTCCAGTATTCGAAGTTGTCGCACAAGCGTGGGGGGAGATTTGGGCGTATTTTAAGGAGTCCACAGAGGTAAGAACCTATACGGGCGATTTTGAGATTTATGATTCGCGGAATTTTGATCCTGCTAACACACAGGTTGAGATTTATATTGCGATTGAGTAGATCGGGTGATAGATTTCTTAGCTAAAGGGAATATTCTTGAGGATTGGGAGCTGCCGAGAGGTAGGTCCTTTTCTTTGCTGATGAGCTAAATCCCTCGGGTAAAGGTGAAGGGTTACTCAACGATTGAAAC contains the following coding sequences:
- a CDS encoding HAMP domain-containing sensor histidine kinase is translated as MDNLKKSSPKRTSILSYWTIRYLLIISVGLLLTALTTFWWIQQEAMSNRMQTTGLLAQEIADRSVNREGSIEISQNLGMLIEDRKRFFKLTVEMCVIITDQQDQMLFSMPPLTEDEMRHKLNDSLNDSRSPEFKAAVASIQSDGKTLGQVIVLQSKKSLRHIPQEEIIFFSILLLFLIILSWLTIYLLSRKLAKPIQKVAKAAAQISHGRYDIVLDKDAKEREIHELMLSFEEMAGKLQQFEQSRAVMLAGVSHELKTPVTSIKGLIHAVREGVVEDDEAVEFLDIALQEAGRLQRMVADLLDYNALTAGIVSVRHDRLDAMPLLSEIVYQWKLTQADEVAEPVLHMPRNPLFLRGDSLRIQQIIVNLLNNSVQAKAPDRMVQLTVELLEQQGHGMAEIRVQDNGLGISSKHSEHVFEAFFRGSDKQSTLRGLGLGLTFSRLLAEAMNGSLVLEEHSEGGCTFVLSLPLDH
- a CDS encoding nucleoside triphosphate pyrophosphohydrolase, whose protein sequence is MPVYEKLVRDGIPDLIASQGKDFKTRILESKEYITELTKKLKEESEEYFRAVSNEEALEELADMLEVIQALVETHGSNSAELEKLRAEKAERRGGFKERIFLIEVEGE
- a CDS encoding Gfo/Idh/MocA family oxidoreductase, which encodes MDNAYKIRWGILSTGWIAHQFVTDLAHASNGVAYAVGSRSQESADKFARDHGVPHAYATYEELVNDPNVDAVYIGTPHPFHKENALLALRAGKAVLCEKPFTVNSGELEEVVSYAREHKLFLMEAMWSRYIPAIVKVREWIAEDRIGEVRLVKADLGFRTDWNPESRLLNPKLGGGALLDVGIYPVSFASMVFGPHPESISSTVHIGETGVDEHFSMLLDYGNGKTASLNGGIRLNTLEEAHVFGTEGRIIVEGTLVNPKSASLYIGDEKVESFVDDRASIGYCFEAEEVGHCLQAGLTESPDMSLDESLAILKLLDQIRAQWGLKYPGE
- the mutT gene encoding 8-oxo-dGTP diphosphatase MutT; the protein is MIQVAAAIIHNEEGQILIARRRQGKSQAGLWEFPGGKIEQGESIADCLQRELQEEMGIMILPYESFGMNEHNYGELTIQLIAWKAQYQGGVIDLVDHDEYRWMFPAELGQFKFAPADIPFVERLMVGANQV
- a CDS encoding amidase family protein, which produces MSFEIVEATIPEIQAALEAGELTSKQLVLMYYERIADHDKNGLTINSVLEINPDALFIAESLDVERAINGSRGPLHGIPVLLKDNINTGDKMHTSAGSLALANSFAGEDAFIVSKLREAGAIIMGKANMTEFANFMTTGMPSGYSSRGGQVLNPYNISTPTGGSSAGSAVAVACNFCTVSVGTETSGSILNPGNLGSIIGIKPTVGLLSRSGILPLSNTQDTAGPMARTVRDAVLLLNAMLGNDSHDAAMGTNIGKIHEDYTVFLDANGLQGARIGIPRDYYFEELTEEQLALFNASVDRMRELGATIIDPADIKTAREISYSSVVLNEFKTALNAYLSRLGPGAPMRTLKDIIDFNHAHPVETLKYGQATLIDAEFTSSGTQTEPNYLRHRATDLKLCKEDGIDATMKEYNLDALLFPADFGARITSRAGYPSIVVPSGYTTAGAPFGVTFSAKAYQEPTLFKLAYAYEQHYKVRKAPSLKSFI
- the wrbA gene encoding NAD(P)H:quinone oxidoreductase type IV, which codes for MSKIKLAVIYYSATGTNYQLAQWAAESAEKAGAEVKLLKVQELVPEDKIAANPAMKALAEKTKDIPVATPDDIVEADAIIFSSPTRFGNIASQMKQFLDTTGGIWGKGLTVNKVVSAMSSAQNPHGGQEATILALYTSMYHWGAIIAAPGYTDPVTFGAGGNPYGTSVSVDGDGKMIEEQDRIRDAVFHQAKRTVEVAGWVQAGKSNNANSQN
- a CDS encoding YceI family protein, translating into MKRKRIALIAAGVIIVGVVTGYTLLDKSLGNNVEIESVIPGQASTAGNGESTTNTGASTGATVTAEQLNGDWTVADASKVYWSVTTSKETVNFVDNKVQGTWKVNIEDSTSMAGEGAVDMSALDSGNSQRDEHVKGEDFLAVTEFPQSTFVVKSFSELPAEWTEGATVPVEMQGTLTVKGVEKDVTFQSQAAYSGGQLMLSGTTTVAFSDFGLSNPHTVVLDTENNLEVRLELVLTK
- a CDS encoding beta-galactosidase yields the protein MINDKLPKIWYGGDYNPEQWDAPVWAEDERMFKLAGIDVATINVFSWALIQPSEDTYDFSSLDQLMDRIYKNGTYVCLATGTGAHPAWMAHRYPEVTRVDVKGRKRKFGGRHNSNPNSPVYRKFAAKLAGKLAERYKDHPALVAWHVSNEFSNYDYSDLSEAAFRVWLKDRYGSLDALNKAWNTRFWGHTFYDWEEIVLPSELSEEWDGNRTNFQGISLDFRRFMSHSLLECYKIESDAIKEHSPNVPVTTNLMGFYDELDYFEWAKHMDVISWDNYPSLDTPVSFTAMAHDLMRGLKNGQPFMLMEQTPSQQNWQPYNSLKRPGVMRLWSYQAVARGADTVLFFQLRRSIGACEKYHGAVIEHVGHEHTRVFRESAELGKELGQLGDQLLDARSAAKIGIIYDWENRWAINLSSGPSVALDYVNEIHKYYDALYQQNIEADMIGVEENLFKYEIVIAPVMYMVKPGFAEKVEAFVKAGGTFITTYFSGIVNENDLVTVGGYPGELRNVLGIWAEEIDALLPGMSNEIVMDKAWGNLSGSYKCDLLCDLIHAEGAEVLAEYGSDFYKGMPALTVNNFGEGKAYYVATSPEAEFLKGFLANLCADKNIQPLVAAPEGIESVQRVKEGVSYLFLLNHTTGDLSSDIGATERTDLLTGNKVSGSAVVPARGVLILSDKK
- a CDS encoding DUF1648 domain-containing protein, which encodes MLSKNKLMMILSGVVALIPVAIYLFLYSKMPDRVPIHYDGNIADRFVSKSSLEVILQSGLGCSGFMIMKLLQFLLQKAFIQSSNEPSAALSKIWNIAILVVTVVFAGISSYTFIRMV
- a CDS encoding response regulator transcription factor yields the protein MRSILIVEDEEAISRVLSAYLKKAGFHVTRVADGRAALESFAITPPSLVLLDIMLPNMDGFELLKLIREKSSCPVIMLTARDGINDRLAGLDGGADDYMSKPFIPEEVVARVNAVLRRPSQWSDGSRKRHYGSLFIDFTARAVFLNGVELSLSPRDMSVMLFLAERPNQICTREQLIEHVWEMDYEGSDRAVDLSIKRLRQALSHWPVDEGEIRTLRGTGYQLWTT
- a CDS encoding DUF1273 domain-containing protein codes for the protein MKTLLVTGYRAHELGIFDNKHQGIPYIKKALANRLKPLIEDGVEWVITPGQYGVDLWACEVVSELKTQYPELKLGIITAHTGQEEKWKEEKQNEYRRIIAGADFFGAVSNAPYDGSWQFRARDDLLFRKSDGILLFYDEDAAEGSPKFFKERALKLHAEGEYELFLIHSDEIQNIADEENQRDYE